The Lysobacter luteus genome contains the following window.
CCGGCACTCGTCGCGGATCCAGGTGCCCGGTGTCGCCGCCAGGCCGACGTGAGGCGGCAACGCAGGGAGGCGTGAGTGGTCGGCCGGTGCCGACGGGGTCGGCCGACCCACTCCGTCGTAAACGAGACCGCTGCCGTACGACGTTCCCGCGGCAGCGGGGCGGACCGGCGGCATGGGTCGCTGGTGTGGTCGCCGCGGGGAGGTCCATGCCGGATAGCCGAGCGTCCACAGCGGCACCCAGCGCGGGTTCCCGGCGGGGTTGTGGCTGGTGTAGCGGTCCCCGTCGGGCGTGGTGCATTCGTAGGTTGGCGTGGGTGCGTGCACCACCACCACCCGCGGCGGCGCGGGGCCGACCGGCGACGAAGCGGGCAACGCGGGTGCGGCCGCCGGCGGCTGGGGAGGCGGGTCCTGCGGCCGCAGCATGCCGCGGGCCTGCTGGTGCTCGCCCGCCGCGCACGGTGTGTCGCGCAGGGTGAGCTGGCCGTCGGCGCCGACGCATCGGTAGATGGTGACCTGCCCGGGAGCGGATGCGGCAGTGACCGCAGGCATCGCCGGCGAGAGCCCTGCCAGCAAGGCGAGGATGGGCAATGCGGGACGACGGGCAGGCACGCGCGGCATGGTGGCCATGGTGCCCCGGCCCGCGTGAACGCCTCCCCGCCGCGTGCCGATCACCCTCGCAACACGTCGCCGGTGC
Protein-coding sequences here:
- a CDS encoding DUF4124 domain-containing protein: MATMPRVPARRPALPILALLAGLSPAMPAVTAASAPGQVTIYRCVGADGQLTLRDTPCAAGEHQQARGMLRPQDPPPQPPAAAPALPASSPVGPAPPRVVVVHAPTPTYECTTPDGDRYTSHNPAGNPRWVPLWTLGYPAWTSPRRPHQRPMPPVRPAAAGTSYGSGLVYDGVGRPTPSAPADHSRLPALPPHVGLAATPGTWIRDECRPLPQAEVCERLRDRHWELGRRYNSALQGERHAIDAEQRRIDAQLAAECPP